CAAATCAAACATGATCTGATTGCTTCTTATACAGGTAAAAGTAAaggttactgacccatggggggacgttgcatcacgacgttttcctggcagacttttgttacggggtgggttgccattgccttccccagtcatctacactttacccccaggaaactgagtactcattttcccgacctcggaaggatggaaggctgagtcaaccttgagctggcaatttgaacccagcttccgccaggatcgaactcaggtcgtgagcagtttgggctgcagtactgccgcttaccactctgcaccacggggctcctactTCTTATACAACAAAACTGATAATGTGGCAAACTGACAATGTGACCAAATAAGGCCCACCACAAAAATtaaatgcagattttaaaaggatATATGTGCACACCAGGCACTGGATTCTGTGGACCCCCAGAATGCACCCCTCTGTCCCACCCAGGAAGCAGAGGGCAGATGTCAGGTGAACTCTGAACTGAGTTTAGGACAGAATACTTTTCTGATGCCTGACACCTTCTCCCAATTCTAGCCTTCTATTTTTCTGTGTTGGTGGTACTTAGTAAATAAAGGTTCCGCTTGTTGAAAGAATTATGACTGCCCTGTATCCTACCCACATTCCCGACTGCTTGTTCATGCTGCATTTTTCTCCTGGCTTAGTGCTCCCCTCAGCATGAGGAGCTTTGGGGGGAAAGTAATGGGGGGCGGCGGCAGCCATTCGACTGGGGCTCCCCCAAACTCTGGCGAGGGTTTAAGGGAGCAGAGAAGGAATCTTACAGGGAAGGCTGCGAGTCCGTCATGTGACACCAGCCCACTGCACAAACTTTGCTCTTTCCAGTCtcaagtggtggtggggagatctCCACGGGTTGGGAATGGTACAAGCTCCACCTCCCATTCACCATCCTGCCCCCTAACCCGCCATCCCCAGGGGAACCAGCCACTACTGGGGGAGCTCAGGGCACTTGTAACCAAAGCCCAGgcaccctttgaagctgcaagaccagggacCTGCTTGggggacagtgtgtgtgtgggccaGCCGTGGGCCTCCTGCATGAACTCGGATCAGGCAGGCATTCCCACCTGCAGTGTGGTATCCCCGAGCCATCGGTTTATCATGAAAGGAAGATGCGCTTCTATGCTTAGCAGAGAATTTATTATAATTTCATAGCCAAAAATATCAAAGAGGGCAGAGGTGGGCCTGATAGTCAAGAAACACCCAGGAACTTAACACACTTTTCAAAATGGTTGTAGATGTTGCAAGATGGTGTATTACTAGATATTCCTTTTCCTGTTATTACCTTCACACACCCTTTTCAGAACGAAACCATCTTCAGTTTCCTTCAACTCAGCCTGGAGGAAAATACTTCCGGAGAAGGTTCTTTGGTTGGCCAGGTGGAGTGTACTTATTTGATGCTGTTAGTAACATTAAAGGCCTATATTGGATTTATACTGAAAAAGCTCTCTTGATGTGTGCACTAAGCAAACACAAATCAAAAGCAGATTTCACAAGGATTAACAAAGCATACATTTGGAAAGGTTTTTGGGGTTAAATCTCAGGCAAGCAGCAGCTGGTGGGTCTCTGTCCTGTGGCATCCAAGAACTGGGTCCTTGTCTGACGCTGATGACGCCATCCTGCATTCGCACCTGGGATGCCCCCTGCAGGTCTAGTAGAAAGCCCTGTATTTGCACACGTATGGCAGGCAGACAGTACAGTCGTACTGGTTCCACCGGGGAGAACCTGCGAGGCAGAAGGAGAGGAGCAATAGTGAGGGGCCGGAGACATTGGGCAGAAACAAGGGTGGAGCCACTGTCCACTCTAGACCTCAACTAAACTCAAAGGagtgttttggttacatccctctctcttcccccctaactgcatcttctcctccccttctcccccctcctcttctatatttgaccagtttctgtaccatgcatctgacgaagagaacttgattctcgaaagcttatgctacaataaaattggttagtcttaaaggtgctactggactctttttgattcaactAAACTCAAGTAATCTCAACAAATGTTTTGGCATAAGGTGGCCTGTTCTGCAAGATCCCTTCCAATAAACTCTTTTTTTAACAGTGCAGCCCAAAACAACCCTTCAGTTCTGTACCGGTCTACCCTAAAGTGCATGCATGACAAACAACGCATTGGGCCACTGAAACCATTGCTGAAACTATCAAATGCCCGTTTGTATTGTTCCTTCTTCTGAGATAGCCATGGTGGGGGGGGCAAAGAACTCCACGTCTTACGGCTATCAGGACTCCTGCTCAGCCCTCTCAGGCCACACTCACATGGGAGAGACATATAATGATAggactttcatttaaaaaacaaacacagatCTCAGCTATCATTTTTGGGATGTTGAGTTCTGCTGCATGAGAATTTCATGTAGGATGAGTGTGTGCCCAGGACACACCTACCCCATTCTGCCTTGCATCCAGGTAACCCCCAGAAAGCCCTTCTTCAAGACACATCCACCTGCCAATATGCTTTCTACATACCTGATGGGGAGAAGGAAACACACTCTGCAGAATATTGGGAGGGCCTCCACCCATTCCAGAAGGAGGCTCTCGAATCATACGGGGCTCCACTGCTCCACCCCCACCTTAGTCCCTGTTGGGGTGAAAGAGAAAAGTCCTATGAAGACGGGGGACCAGCAGGAGAATCGCTGGCAGGGCAGGTGCCTGGATGCAGGAGGAAGCCAATCTCCAGAGCAGCAGGAGTGGGCTTAGGCCAGGCGGAGGAGCTCTGTGCTGAAGGTCCCTTGCAGAGCTCGGAAAACAAAGGACCGGCCAACTCAGCTGCACTGAACTCAGCAGGCTCTGAAAGCTTAAAtactttctccccttccctcccatcGCCACCCCCACCCATTAGGGCTGCACACATGagctgaaaaatgaaatcctgccctcaagtcatagctggcttttggcgacccctggtggggttttcatggcaaaagactaagagaggtggtttgccattgcctgcctctgcaaccctggtaggtctcccatccagttactaaccaagtctgaccctgtttagcttctgagatctgatgagattggactcacccgggctacccaggtcagggtgcaCACATGAGCTAATGACCTGTAATGGGGGATTGTGGCTTGCCATCCTTTGCCATGTCCCTTTGTGCCCTCCAGGGTGGGACAGCCATCCCCCAGGGGGAACTGCTGTGTGATCCCCTGGCAGTTGCCTGTAGATTCACCCGGGCTCTGGATCTCGTTCCCCCCCACAATGGCAACATGGAACCACCCTTTGTTTTCACTCCAAAAGGTCAAGTACGTACAGCGTCCTCATTCATGTATGATCCCAGTGAGAAAAAGGCAACCTTTGAAAGAGTGGCCACAGCAGTCACCCACCCGCCTGTAGGATACCGCATGCAGCCCAGTCCagacgctgctgccaccacttcgACGCCTGAGGTAAGAAGCGAGGAGGTTTGCTTCTACAGAGCCCTCAATGGTGGCCAGGTGGCCGCCTTCTTCCAAGTTTTGGCATTCTTCCTGCAAAGAGAGCAACGTTTTTACTGGAGGGTCACCGTTTGCTGCCGCCTGCACAGAAGGGTCTCAGGAGCGTTTAAGGCTTGCTGCCCAGGAGGGGCAGAATCCAGCTAGAGTTTAGCCACAGGTGCAGGTCACTTCACTCAACCAGAGTTGGTTCTCCGCTGTTAAGCAGCTCCAGGGCAGGGCGAGTTGCAGCAGAGCAGTGGCAGAAGGGGGCTCCATCCTGCCCCCGCCTGCGGCTTTCCTCTGCAAGCGGTTTATTCTTAGGATGATTGCAAAGTCTGGTTTGGTTGGATTTTGCGGGCAGATGGGGCCCACTCTCTTCCCCTCAACAGGCCTCCTTCTGCTCACAAGATGAGATCCTGACCCACGGGGCTTCCAATAAGCAGGCTGGCCAGTTTTTCGAACTCACTTCTCCTCCACACACTCCCATTGTCCCTGGAGAACCTGAAGGAATCCATGGGAGTGCATCTGCCCCATAAGACCGTTCCCTGACTActgctggggtgtggctctggtgAAGTTTGCAATGTCAACAGAAAATCTTCAGGGGCCATTCCCAGAAACGGAGAGGAGCAAAGCTGAAATGGATGGTgtttaggtttgccagcctctcccggaatgacaactgatctccgcACTAcacagatcagctcccctggaggaaatggctgctttggagggtggaatctgtggcattctaccccactgaagtcctttgcctccccaaaccctgccctccccaggctccactcccaaaatctccaggaatttctcaacttggagctggcaacactagcaCAGGAATCCCTTGTTTTTATTTCCACAGCTGGAGACCCAGGGCCGTGGGCACCAAAACTGCAAACTGGATTTGAAAATGCAGCTTGGCCTCCTGAGGACATACATGTCTGGCTCCAGATAACTTGTTTTCTTTTGCCtctgagttagggttgccagcctccaggtagtggctggagatctccccgaattacaactggtctccaggccacagagatcagttcacctggagaaaatggctactttgggggggtgggggtggactctgtggaattatggcgtgccaaggtcctttccctccccaaaccccactttctccaggtttctcccggtttcacccctcagatctccaggaatttcccagcttggagctggcaaccctactctgcgtGAAGGGTAGTTTCCACAAGACAGGTGCCACACCCAGGGCTTCTTGGATAAAAGTGAGGTGCAAATGGGAGCCAGAGATTCTGTCTCTTGTGATGCCACGGGCTTCCTCCTTGGAGTGGCAGGAACGTGGGCAGATGGCAGGTGCTGCCTGTGGCATGCACCAACAACAAAAGCCCTGCAAAGATTTTGCTTTCAATTCAAACTTGTTCCAGAGAACATGGAATTGTAGAGGAATTCTGTCACAGTCTTGCATGTGTGGTTGCAGATTTTCCTTGCCCCCTTTTCTCACCCCCTTTCTTACCTCTGCTGAGTGCCAGGGAATGGCACTTGAGAAATACTCATAGCAGTTGCTTCTATAGAAAAGGACCCCTTCAGGGCATGGAGACTTTGCGGCCACTGTGTCATTGGTGTCCCCTGCAAGAGACAAAAGATCTCTTCCAAACAGAGAAAAATGTATGGGGTGAGTGGGGAATCTGTCGAAAACATCTAAGCCCAGAAGTTACTCAGGAAACTTGGAGCCCATttaacacacacccacacaccatcTTAGCAAGCATTGTGAGAACAACCTATCAAAAATAAGCACTTTTGTGCTTGCTTAGGGACTGCCCGAATGTTTCAGTAGGATTACAAATAAATTTAGAGGGCAATCCAACGCCAAGTGAGtccagtctaagagccaagctacacgatACACCCACCCAACCGATGCTGGGTCATGACTGGGCAACTGCACTTGCGATCAAACATGCATCAGGAAACTCCCCTTGAAAAGTACTTTTTCGCTGGGTGCTTGTAGGAGCACTGCAAGGAGGGGGATTCTGgttttcctcccaccccacttgTGCCAGCTGCAAGGGTAGTGGGGGGGTTTCCCCTTTTCTCTGGCCTCTGCCTGAGGAAGGACAGGTGGAGGCAGAGAAAAggggtgaacccccccccctcatcctTTCCTCTGGCACAAGTGGATGGGAAACCAGAAGGCCCTTTGCCCCCTCTCAGCACCGAGCGAATGAGGGCTTTTTAATGGGAGTTCCCCCAATGCACACGCGACTATGAATCCAGTCACACACCTATGTCAGACGTGTCAGGCGTATCGTGTAGTTCCACCCTTAGAGGAGACGAATGGCCTAGGATTGCCCTGCCAATCGGTTTTCAGCTTGCCCTTTCCCAGCCTCTCTCCACCTTTGCTCCCTGTATGAAAACTGCTCAATGCATGCAACTGGAAGCAATTTTGCTCTTGTTCATTTTCAGAGCTCATGACCTGGTAGACGTTGTTGGAGTCAACTGCTCACCCCACCAGGCAGTGTAATGTACAAATCTTTTAAGTGAGGATGCTCCAAACCACCCCAAGAACGGGCTGGGATTTTGGTGCCCGCTGGCTCGTTCCAGAGCAGTCTCCTATCGTTTTTGGTCTTTCAAAGCATGcatttgtttctgtttctgtGCTACCTTTCTACCTCTCAAGACAGCTGAACAGACCTTTACATTctaaacaatttaaataaattatcTTAAGCCACCCTCAGTAAAAAGGGGCCCAGAGCCTCCGGCAGACGCCTCCGGCAGACATCCAGAAGAAGAAAAGCTGTCTCCGGAAGAGATGGCACCAGCCGCGCCTCCTGTGGGAGGCAGTTCCAGAACCTTGGACAGTGCTTGAGaaggtctcccccccacccaccccacacgcCAAGAGTTTCTGCCAATCAGCCCAACCAAAGCAGCCTCCTGCAGGGATGGCTACGGGGAATGCTAAATTCCAGAAGTAATTCGGCAGCACTTCTGCACTGGGACTAACTGGGAGGAACTGGTGCCCAGTCATGGCAGAATTACTCCTGCTTCTTAGATGTGAGAAGACAAGTCCAGAACAGTGAATCATATAGAGAGGCAGCAGGAAGCCAAAAGCCCCGCTGGGCCAGATCGAAGGTTTATTTAGTGCCGCAGCCCCTTTCTCGGTTTCCAATCAGATGGGGACAAGCAAGGAACGAAGGGGACAGCGAGCCTAGCGTTcctgcccctccctgccccaccaCAACTGGTACAACACCGCTTCTGAGCACTGAGGTTTTAATTCGCTGTTGATGGTCAACACCCATTGACACACATATCCCCTACGAATTCGTTCAGCGatcctttttaaaatgatctAAATTAATGGCCATCCCATGACAGCGAGTTCCATAAGATAATTGTGCATGATGTGAGGAAATATAGATCACCTTCCAGGCTGTGAAACTTACTGCCTTTAAAGGcgccattgccccccccccctctctttttacTGTCTGGCATCAACTTAAAATATGTTTGTGGTGAAGGGTCTGTGAAACAtgccagcttcccccccccccacccccgtttttgACACTGAAGGGCTGTCGTCAtatggccataaatttagcgccaaactagcgccatctcctgctgaatgctcaccttattccggctctcttgcgatctcgccattctccccaattcacgctttgtgactctttatatTGTCTTTATCCGCTTCCATGTgcatgccctggatcgactatgaacgctttgcaacaccaaaacgctcactctccctgatcatctgtctcacctaacactgattctcctgccctacactcccacaagccccagcacgacccacaattaagcctcaaagtaatttttaaaaagaaacatcagccttatagcgctatagcgatATTCTGCCATGgccgggaaacctctgctacctatcacggttggcttttgggttggtccagcacaacattggtataatagaagagtgatatagtgcaaataggcaaaaagaattttttaaaaagagggggacGGGATTTTTAGGGGCccgtttctggaggcactttgactgaccatcgaattgcgcttttcccttttaatgtgactgactggaagtgcaagcagtcgtcaaaagatgggagaattcattctaataacaataacagaagaaacgatttctagtgcaaaacagacgaaataagggcccgtgtgacgacggccaaggttTCAAAAAAAGTCAACTATTGACTGGATTTACTGCTGCTTAAAAGTAATTGAATGCTGTTTTTGTGACATGCCTCTTTTGTTATTGATTTTTATATGTTGcgtttataatgtttttaatttatattttttattattgcaagatttgagtctagtagtacCTTGAAGACCAGAAAGATATTCCGGGATTAAGCTCTCATCAggagtcaaagatccctttgtcagatacgattaggaatggagatccctgaatcTCACTCatatatgaagaagggagctctgactttcaaaagctcctaccctgaaaatcttgttggtctctaggagGCTACtacactcaaatcctgctgttctacacagctacccacttgatactttttattattgtaattcttttctacataaataCTACCTTCTGTTCATTCTGAATCTGCTGCCCAAAAAATTCATTGGATGTCCTTGAGTGCCAGTATTTGGGGAGACGGAGAAGAAATTCTCTCTGTCCGCTTTCTCTGCcccatgaataattttataaatctctatcatagCTGTCttctttctaaactgaaaagccccagactcttCGGCCTCCCTTCATAGGAAAGAGCTCCAACCCCCTGATCATCTTGACGGCATTCTTCTGCAATCACATGAGTATTTATTTATCTAGCAAATTTACTCCTTGCAGCTGACATGCAACACAGTTGCCACAGACAGCTTGTCTCGAGGGGATAGAAGCTGGCTAGGACTGGCTGGATCAGTTGTGTCAGT
The Eublepharis macularius isolate TG4126 chromosome 9, MPM_Emac_v1.0, whole genome shotgun sequence genome window above contains:
- the LOC129335395 gene encoding regenerating islet-derived protein 4-like — its product is MGQAVYLGLCLLGCLIFNPLVKGDTNDTVAAKSPCPEGVLFYRSNCYEYFSSAIPWHSAEEECQNLEEGGHLATIEGSVEANLLASYLRRRSGGSSVWTGLHAVSYRRGLRWGWSSGAPYDSRASFWNGWRPSQYSAECVSFSPSGSPRWNQYDCTVCLPYVCKYRAFY